In one window of Candidatus Cloacimonadota bacterium DNA:
- the holA gene encoding DNA polymerase III subunit delta, translated as MDTKKEIPHYQFLPKLKNAKSFPIYFIYGTENYLMDSVLKAIIDKFKTEGTEEFDLNIFYGDDCSIVSVLEQLEMPPFMAKYQIVILKNYDKLKLKDKNLIADYSTNPAETSLLILTAESIDQRLSANKKINKEAIRITCKPPYRTDNIIGFLKNEIKKKNIFMDTKALELFANSIELNYLIAASELEKLIIYTKNSGKISFDDVLECVGKSKINKIFDLQDSLGRKDLKTSLEIMQNMITNNIAGVYMITMLSRYFLQLWKILGLRKENISDSEIKNRYLPEVFSTYRYKHINAANKFDLKQLRKIFSLFLQTDIDLKSLDPKLEKLLMERLVYQICRGR; from the coding sequence ATGGATACAAAAAAAGAAATCCCGCATTATCAGTTTCTCCCGAAGCTGAAAAACGCTAAATCTTTCCCCATCTATTTTATATATGGTACTGAAAACTATCTTATGGATAGTGTTCTCAAAGCAATTATCGATAAATTCAAAACCGAAGGTACGGAAGAATTCGATTTGAATATCTTTTACGGAGATGATTGCTCGATCGTCAGTGTGCTGGAACAACTCGAAATGCCGCCCTTTATGGCGAAATATCAAATCGTCATCCTTAAAAATTACGATAAATTAAAATTAAAAGATAAAAATCTTATTGCAGATTATTCCACAAATCCTGCTGAAACTTCTCTCCTTATCTTAACTGCTGAATCCATTGATCAGCGGCTTTCAGCCAATAAGAAGATCAACAAAGAAGCCATCAGGATTACATGTAAACCACCTTATAGAACGGATAACATCATCGGTTTCCTGAAAAATGAGATCAAAAAGAAAAACATATTTATGGATACAAAAGCGCTTGAACTTTTCGCCAATAGTATCGAACTTAATTATTTGATTGCTGCCAGTGAATTGGAAAAATTGATCATCTACACAAAAAATTCCGGTAAGATTTCTTTTGATGATGTTCTTGAATGTGTGGGAAAATCCAAAATAAATAAAATATTTGATCTGCAGGATTCGCTGGGAAGGAAAGATTTGAAAACTTCTCTGGAGATTATGCAGAATATGATCACTAATAATATTGCCGGAGTTTATATGATCACCATGCTGTCTCGATATTTTCTCCAACTCTGGAAAATATTGGGATTGAGGAAAGAAAATATCAGCGATTCGGAGATCAAAAACAGGTATTTACCCGAAGTTTTTTCAACATACAGGTACAAACATATAAATGCAGCGAACAAATTTGATCTTAAACAATTGAGAAAGATCTTTTCTCTCTTCCTGCAAACAGATATAGACCTTAAATCTTTAGATCCGAAATTAGAAAAATTATTAATGGAAAGACTTGTTTATCAAATCTGCAGAGGAAGGTAA